The following proteins come from a genomic window of Triticum aestivum cultivar Chinese Spring chromosome 6A, IWGSC CS RefSeq v2.1, whole genome shotgun sequence:
- the LOC123127982 gene encoding probable methyltransferase PMT15, producing MGVRSAATKLHIPPAHSAARRSFFLPLAAVALLCSASYLLGAWHHGGGFSPSSPSRSVTIATDISCTTTTLTPSTTTAAAAQSLDFSAHHAAAVDAVASRAASSASSAPRRYPACPAEYSEYTPCEDVKRSLRYPRDRLVYRERHCPSGRERLRCLVPAPAGYRNPFPWPASRDVAWFANVPHKELTVEKAVQNWIRVDGDKLRFPGGGTMFPHGADAYIDDIGKLIPLHDGSIRTALDTGCGVASWGAYLLSRDILAMSFAPRDSHEAQVQFALERGVPAMIGVLASNRLTYPARAFDMAHCSRCLIPWHLYDGLYLIELDRVLRPGGYWILSGPPINWKKYWKGWERSKEDLNAEQEAIEAVARSLCWKKIKEAGDIAVWQKPANHAGCKASRKAAKSPPFCSKKNADAAWYDKMEACVTPLPEVSDASEVAGGAVKKWPQRLTAVPPRVSRGTVKGVTAKAFQQDTELWKKRVRHYKAVINQFEQKGRYRNVLDMNARLGGFAAALASYPLWVMNMVPAVANSSALGVVYERGLIGSYQDWCEGTSTYPRTYDLIHADSVFTLYKSRCEMDTILLEMDRVLRPEGTVIIRDDVDMLVKVKSVSDRMRWDSQIVDHEDGPLVREKILLVAKTYWTAKNQ from the exons ATGGGGGTCCGGTCGGCGGCCACGAAGCTGCACATCCCCCCCGCCCACTCCGCCGCCCGGCGCTCCTTCTTCctgccgctcgccgccgtcgccctcctcTGCTCCGCCTCCTACCTCCTGGGCGCCTGGCACCACGGCGGCGgcttctccccttcctccccctcccgCTCCGTCACCATTGCCACCGACATCTCCTGCACCACCACCACCCTCAccccctccaccaccaccgccgccgccgctcagtCCCTCGACTTCTCCGCGCACCACGCGGCGGCGGTCGACGCCGTGGCGTCCAGGGCCGCGTCCTCCGCGTCCTCGGCGCCGCGGAGGTACCCGGCGTGCCCGGCCGAGTACTCGGAGTACACGCCGTGCGAGGACGTGAAGCGGTCGCTGCGCTACCCGCGGGACCGGCTGGTGTACCGGGAGCGGCACTGCCCCTCGGGGCGCGAGCGGCTGCGGTGCCTGGTGCCGGCGCCCGCCGGGTACCGCAACCCGTTCCCGTGGCCGGCCAGCCGCGACGTCGCGTGGTTCGCCAACGTGCCGCACAAGGAGCTCACCGTGGAGAAGGCGGTGCAGAACTGGATCCGCGTGGACGGGGACAAGCTCCGGTTCCCCGGCGGCGGGACCATGTTCCCGCACGGCGCCGACGCCTACATCGACGACATTGGGAAGCTCATCCCGCTCCACGACGGCTCCATCCGCACCGCGCTCGACACCGGCTGCGGG GTGGCGAGCTGGGGCGCGTACCTGCTGTCCCGGGACATCCTGGCCATGTCCTTCGCGCCGCGGGACTCGCACGAGGCGCAGGTGCAGTTCGCGCTGGAGCGCGGCGTCCCCGCCATGATCGGCGTCCTCGCTTCCAACCGCCTCACCTACCCGGCCCGCGCCTTCGACATGGCGCACTGCTCCCGCTGCCTCATCCCCTGGCACCTCTACG ATGGATTGTACCTGATCGAGTTGGACCGTGTCCTGCGCCCCGGCGGGTACTGGATCCTGTCCGGGCCGCCCATCAACTGGAAGAAGTACTGGAAGGGGTGGGAGAGGAGCAAGGAGGACCTCAACGCCGAGCAGGAGGCGATCGAGGCGGTCGCCCGGAGCCTCTGCTGGAAGAAGATCAAGGAGGCCGGCGACATCGCCGTCTGGCAGAAACCCGCCAACCACGCCGGCTGCAAGGCCTCCCGCAAGGCCGCCAAGTCGCCGCCGTTCTGCTCCAAGAAAAATGCCGACGCAGCGTG GTACGACAAGATGGAGGCCTGCGTGACGCCACTGCCGGAGGTCTCGGACGCGAgcgaggtggccggcggcgcgGTGAAGAAGTGGCCGCAGAGGCTCACGGCCGTGCCGCCCAGGGTCTCCCGGGGCACGGTCAAGGGCGTGACGGCCAAGGCGTTCCAGCAGGACACGGAGCTGTGGAAGAAGCGGGTCCGCCACTACAAGGCGGTGATCAACCAGTTCGAGCAGAAAGGACGGTACCGCAACGTGCTCGACATGAACGCCCGCCTCGGCGGCTTCGCGGCGGCGCTGGCGAGCTACCCGCTGTGGGTCATGAACATGGTCCCGGCCGTGGCCAATTCCAGCGCACTCGGGGTGGTCTACGAGCGCGGCCTCATCGGAAGCTACCAGGACTG GTGCGAGGGCACGTCCACCTATCCGCGGACCTACGATCTCATCCACGCCGACTCGGTCTTCACTCTGTACAAGAGCAG GTGTGAGATGGACACCATTCTGCTGGAGATGGACAGGGTCCTGAGGCCCGAGGGCACGGTGATCATCAGAGACGACGTGGACATGCTGGTGAAGGTCAAGAGCGTCTCCGACCGGATGAGGTGGGACAGCCAGATCGTCGACCACGAAGACGGCCCGCTCGTCCGGGAGAAGATCCTCCTGGTTGCCAAGACGTATTGGACTGCCAAGAACCAATAG